A genomic region of Christiangramia sp. OXR-203 contains the following coding sequences:
- a CDS encoding MBL fold metallo-hydrolase, with translation MTLYPIQAGNFKLDGGAMFGVVPKSLWTRTNPADSNNMIDIAARCLLIEDGDKLILIDTGMGDKQSEKFFSYYYPWGDHSIDSSLKEHGFHRDDITDIFMTHLHFDHCGGCIQWNKERTGYEPAFKNARFWSNEDHWEWATNPNAREKASFLKENILPMEQSGKLHFVEREGSSEFCKANHIGFESLLVDGHTDKQMIPHIDYKGKKLVFMADLLPTVGHIPLPYVMGFDTRPLLTLAEKEKFLQTAANENYYLFMEHDAHNEIITLKNTEKGVRHDQTYTFKELFN, from the coding sequence ATGACCCTTTATCCTATACAAGCCGGAAATTTTAAATTAGATGGTGGAGCTATGTTTGGAGTGGTCCCGAAAAGTCTCTGGACCCGCACCAATCCTGCCGACTCGAATAATATGATAGATATCGCTGCCCGTTGTTTGCTCATTGAGGATGGTGATAAACTTATTCTAATTGATACCGGAATGGGTGATAAGCAAAGTGAGAAATTCTTTAGCTATTACTATCCATGGGGAGATCATAGTATAGACAGCTCACTCAAGGAACATGGTTTTCATCGTGATGACATCACAGATATTTTTATGACTCACCTGCATTTTGACCACTGTGGAGGTTGTATACAGTGGAATAAAGAGCGTACGGGATATGAACCGGCTTTCAAAAATGCCAGGTTCTGGAGCAATGAAGATCACTGGGAATGGGCTACGAATCCAAATGCTCGTGAAAAAGCATCTTTTCTGAAAGAAAATATACTTCCTATGGAACAAAGCGGAAAACTTCATTTTGTGGAGCGGGAGGGAAGCAGTGAATTTTGCAAAGCAAATCACATTGGCTTCGAATCACTTCTGGTAGATGGACATACAGATAAGCAAATGATCCCGCATATTGACTATAAGGGTAAGAAACTGGTTTTTATGGCAGATCTTCTTCCTACCGTGGGACATATTCCCTTGCCATATGTTATGGGCTTCGACACCAGACCACTTTTAACTCTTGCTGAAAAAGAGAAATTTCTACAAACCGCAGCAAACGAAAATTATTACCTGTTCATGGAGCATGATGCTCACAATGAAATAATAACTCTAAAAAATACCGAAAAAGGGGTAAGACACGATCAGACTTATACCTTCAAAGAATTATTCAATTAA
- a CDS encoding S8 family peptidase gives MRIPVYKPFLTILAAGALTACSSTAPRVVSTPVSNIDSIPLKVKDLTDAQLKDWTNSDLSRDTIPGMSVDRAYAEIIKNNKPSTVIVGVVDSGIDITHEDLQGVIWTNEDEIAGNGKDDDNNGFIDDVHGWNFLGDAVEENMEFTRIIKRLKPKYEGKTQSSISTADREEYNLYLEAKKEYDKEYQEAQQTQQQYTQILQQVKNAHAAMTKALGTEDYTKKQVLDFKPETQELQQAKMIVGQMQSNVNESIPEVIKEINEGVEYFSGRLDTHFNLDLDGRAVVGDDPYDITDTNYGNNKVSGPDPKKEDAKHGTHVAGIIAANRNNSVGLKGVASNAKIMAVRAVPDGDEYDKDIALGIRYAVDNGAKVINTSFGKYFSQNPEWVIDAIKYAADNDVLIVNAAGNEGIDLDKKRVYPNDQNPQETTEISDNFLTVGALNYEYGANLIATFSNYGATNVDVFAPGTKIWSTTPNDTYEYLQGTSMASPAVAGIAAIIRGYYPKLSAGQVKQIIMDSGISTKATVVLGGDTSNTKKFQTISTSGKMANLYNALILADQISKNN, from the coding sequence ATGAGAATACCTGTTTATAAGCCGTTCCTGACCATACTGGCAGCCGGTGCCTTAACTGCATGTAGCAGTACTGCTCCAAGAGTAGTTTCCACCCCCGTAAGCAATATTGATTCTATTCCTTTAAAGGTAAAGGACCTTACAGATGCCCAGTTAAAAGACTGGACTAATTCAGATCTTTCCAGGGATACTATTCCGGGAATGAGCGTGGACAGAGCTTATGCTGAAATTATCAAAAACAACAAACCTTCTACAGTGATTGTAGGAGTTGTGGACAGCGGTATAGATATTACACATGAAGATCTGCAAGGGGTGATCTGGACTAATGAGGATGAGATCGCTGGTAATGGAAAAGATGATGATAATAACGGTTTTATAGATGATGTGCATGGCTGGAACTTTCTGGGTGATGCCGTGGAAGAAAACATGGAGTTTACTCGTATCATCAAGCGTTTAAAACCCAAATATGAAGGGAAAACCCAGAGTAGCATAAGCACAGCAGACAGGGAAGAATACAATTTGTACCTGGAAGCTAAAAAAGAATACGACAAAGAATACCAGGAAGCTCAGCAAACTCAGCAGCAGTATACCCAGATCCTACAGCAGGTCAAAAATGCACATGCAGCTATGACAAAAGCCCTGGGAACTGAAGATTATACTAAAAAGCAGGTGTTGGATTTCAAACCTGAAACCCAGGAACTACAACAGGCAAAAATGATCGTTGGGCAAATGCAAAGCAACGTGAACGAGAGTATACCTGAAGTAATCAAGGAGATCAATGAAGGTGTAGAATATTTCAGTGGCCGTCTTGATACCCATTTCAACCTTGACCTGGATGGTAGAGCTGTTGTGGGTGACGATCCTTACGATATCACCGATACCAACTATGGAAACAATAAAGTTTCAGGACCAGATCCAAAAAAAGAAGATGCCAAACATGGAACACATGTTGCCGGGATCATTGCAGCTAACAGAAATAATTCCGTAGGACTTAAAGGAGTTGCCAGCAATGCAAAAATTATGGCGGTAAGAGCTGTGCCAGATGGTGATGAATATGATAAAGATATTGCACTGGGAATTCGTTATGCCGTAGATAATGGTGCGAAAGTGATTAATACCAGTTTTGGAAAATACTTTTCTCAAAATCCGGAATGGGTGATCGATGCTATAAAATATGCAGCAGATAATGATGTTCTAATCGTAAATGCAGCTGGAAATGAAGGAATAGATCTTGACAAAAAAAGAGTTTATCCTAACGATCAAAATCCGCAGGAAACTACAGAGATCAGTGATAACTTTTTAACGGTTGGTGCTTTGAATTATGAATACGGAGCGAATCTTATCGCAACATTTTCTAACTATGGAGCTACCAACGTAGATGTTTTCGCACCTGGAACCAAGATCTGGTCTACAACTCCAAACGATACATACGAGTATCTTCAGGGAACTTCCATGGCGTCACCAGCAGTTGCAGGGATCGCGGCGATCATAAGAGGTTATTACCCAAAATTATCTGCGGGACAGG